In Oryzias melastigma strain HK-1 linkage group LG16, ASM292280v2, whole genome shotgun sequence, a single genomic region encodes these proteins:
- the crabp2a gene encoding cellular retinoic acid-binding protein 2a: MERKIPDFSGTWEMKSSENFEELLKALGVNVMLRMIAVKAASKPLVEITQDGETLSIKTSTTVRTTHITFTVGQEFNESTVDGRPCTSFPVWETDNKISCEQTLQKGDGPKTSWTREITSDGKLILTMRADDVICTRVYERQ, encoded by the exons ATGGAGCGAAAAATCCCCGATTTTTCTGGCACCTGGGAGATGAAAAGTTCTGAGAACTTTGAGGAGCTCCTAAAAGCTTTAG GTGTGAACGTGATGCTGCGCATGATTGCGGTGAAGGCGGCCTCCAAGCCACTAGTGGAGATCACGCAAGATGGAGAGACGCTGTCGATTAAGACGTCGACTACAGTTCGCACCACTCACATCACCTTCACGGTGGGACAGGAGTTCAACGAAAGCACGGTGGATGGGCGTCCATGCACG AGTTTTCCGGTTTGGGAAACGGACAACAAGATCAGCTGTGAGCAGACGCTGCAGAAAGGAGACGGACCCAAAACGTCCTGGACCCGAGAGATCACCAGTGACGGCAAACTGATTCTG ACCATGAGAGCAGACGATGTGATTTGCACCAGAGTGTACGAGCGACAATGA